The following DNA comes from Hahella chejuensis KCTC 2396.
AGCGGGATTGATCAACCCCATCGTTCACTGTCAGCTGGGAGAGGAAGCGCTGGACTACCTGTTCGCGCGTAACCGTTTCAAAGACAGAGCCGAGCTACCGGCGTTGATCCTGCTGGACCTGAACCTTCCTGGCATTGATGGCTTTGAAGTTCTCAAGCAAGTCAAAAGCGACCCCAAATTGCGCCGCATTCCTGTGATCGTACTCACCACATCCAGCGATGAAAGGGATATCGCCCGCTGTTACCTCTTTGGAGCGAACACCTACGTCTGCAAGCCCGTGGATCTTTCCGGTTTGATTCGAGCGGTCAGCGAGCTCAAGCAGTATTGGTTTGAAATAGCAGTTCTTCCACGCAGTAATGAGGAATGAATGGAATGCGCGGCGACACCTCCCTGTTGATCATCGAAGACTCTTCCGACGATCGCTACCTATACCGAAGATTACTGGCCAAATATCAGGAACCCTTTTCCAGCATCGAGGAAGTGGAAAGCGCGGAAGAAGCGTTGGAAATCCTGCAGCACCACCGACCGATATGCTGTTTACTGGATTATCAACTCCCGGGCATGGATGGCCTGACGTTCCTGCGTAAGCTAAAAAAGTTGTGGATCGACGACATGATCCCGGTCGTCGTACTGACCGGCCAGGGAGACGAGTCCATCGCCGTGCAACTGATGCGCAATGGCGCCCATGACTATCTGGTGAAGGGCGACCTGACCGCCGAATCGCTGCACCGCGCTATCGGCAACGCTGTACGCACCTGCAGTCTGCAACACCAGTTGAACTACATGGCGCACTTCGACGCTCTGACCGGACTTTTGAACCGGGCGCTATTTCTTGACCGTCTGCAGCTGGCGATCAAGAAGGCCGAGCGCAATAGCTATGAATGCAGTCTGTTCTATTTGGACCTGGATCATTTCAAACCGGTCAATGACTCCCTGGGCCACGACGCCGGCGACGCCCTGCTACAGGCCGTCGCCGGACGCATCAAGTCCGTAGTGCGGGAAACCGACAGCGTCGCCCGCATCGGCGGTGATGAATTTGTCGTACTGCTGGAGAATGTCGACGTCAACATCACCCGCAACGTCGCGGAAAAACTGTTGGAGGAAGTCAATCGGCCCACTCATATCGCAGAGCATGAAGTGGCCGTCAGTTCCTCCATTGGCATCGCCCGCTACCCCACCACAGCGAAATCAGCGCAGGAACTGCTGAAACATGCTGATCTCGCGCTCTATGCCGCCAAGGGGCGCGGACGCTCTACGTATCATGAGTTTTCCCAATCGCAAAAGGAAATCTGGCAGCGCAAGCAAGCGCTGGAAGCGGCTTTGCCCAAAGCGATCGCCAAGGGAGAACTTCAGCCCTACTTCCAGCCCATTGTCGACATTCCCGGTGAGCGCCTGCGCGGGTTTGAACTGCTGAGTCGCTGGCCGATGTCGGATTATCCCAATATCCAGGCGATGGAGCTAATCCAGATGGTGGAAGGCCTGGGACTAATGGAGCCGTTCAATGAGTGGCTGATCGACGAAGTTTGTGGTAAAGCGGTGTTGTGGACGAAGGAGTTCCCGGATATCTCTCTGTCCATCAACATGCCCGCCAACCAGTTCCATAACACCTATTTGGTGGATATGTTTCGCAGCAAGCTAAGTCGCTATCCTATCGATCCCTCTGTCATCGAACTGGAGATCACTGAGACGACGCTGATGCGGCAACCTGACGCAAGCATTCGTTTGCTCAATAGTTTGCATGAACTAGGTCTGCGAATCGCCGTGGACGATTTTGGCACCGGCTACAGTTCCCTGGCGTACCTCACCCGTCTGCCCATCGACATTTTGAAAATCGATAAGTGTTTCTTTCTGGAAGCACAGCACGATGAACGCAATAAGAAAGTCATAGAAACCGTCGTCGCCCTGGGACACCACCTGGGATTGAAAGTGACTGCGGAAGGCATTGAAAGCGACAAGCAATGGAATGACGCCAAGAAATCACGATGCGATCTTGCCCAAGGCTATTTGTTCGGTAGGCCAACACCCTGCGGCAGCCAGTCTTTAAAAGAATTCATGGAACACTTCCCGCGTATTCAGCGAAAGGGCTGAAATCCTCCTGAATACGCCTTTCAAGCGTTTATGGAGTAAACAGCAATGTCAATTATCGACCGGCTTCTCTCCGGCGACTATATGCCCCATGGCCACTGCCTGCTCTGGCAATATGATCTGCTGATCATGCATGTGGGATCGGACCTGGTCATCGCCATCTCCTACTTCAGTATTCCCCCGGCTCTGCTGTATTTCATTTATCGCAAGCGACAATTTGAATTGAACTGGACCCTCGCTCTGTTCGCCTGTTTCATCCTGTTTTGCGGTATGACTCATGTCATGGAAATCATCAATGTCTGGAACGGGTACTACTACGCGGAAGGCGCCCTCAAGGTTGCTACGGCGCTGGTTTCCGCAATCACCGCGATTGTCATTTGGCCCCTGCTGCCGAGAATCACCCAACTTCCTTCATTCAATGAGTGGCGCGAGCTCACGGATAACCTGCAAAACAAACTGGCGTTAAGCAGCTTACGCAGTGACGAGTTAACCCAGGTTAAAGCCTATCTGGAGAAACAGGTGGCGCAGCGCACGGAGGAGTTACAAAACCTCAACCGTTGCCTGGAGCGAGAAAATATTGAGCGCCGGATGGCGGAAGAGCGAGCCAACACCATCAGCAACGCGGTCGGTTATGGTCTGGTGGTAGTCAACAACGATGGCCTGATCCAGTCCTTTAATTCCGTCCTGACAGAAATGCTGGGATATTCCAAAGAAGAACTTAAGCAACAGCCAATTGAATTGCTGCTGCCGGAAAGCATCCGCCATCAACACCAGATTCAACGCAACGCCTATCTGAAACGCCCTGAAACCAGGAAGATGGGAGTGGGAAGAGATTTATGGGCGCGGCATAAAAATGGCGGACAGATCCCCGTTGAAGTCGGCCTGACCGCCGTCCACGAGTATGACAGCTATACCATTATCGCCACCGTCATCGACATCACCGAACGTAAGCGTATGCAGGAGCAAATCGAGCAGGCGCACCAGAAATACATCCGCGAAACTAACGAAATCCAAAAAGCGTTGAAAGAAAGTGAGGCGAAATTCCGCACCATCGCAGAGACCCTGCCCGGCGTGGTCTGGATGTCGTCGCCGGGAATCGACCGCATCTACTTCATCAACCGTCGCTATGAGGAAATCTGGGGGCGCAGTTGCCAGTCTCTGTACGAAACCCCCAAAGGCTTTATCGACGCCATCGTGCCGGAAGACCGCGACCGCATCCTTAAAGGTTTGGAACGCCACAAGCAGGGCGAATGGTCCCACAACTACCGCATCATCGACGCCTGGGGCTCCTTACGCTATATCGAAGACAAAGGTCATGGCGTGATGGACGAAGATGGGCGCCTCATTTGCCTGATCGGCATGGCGGCGGACGTCACAGAGCAGATCAAACACAAGGAAGCGTTGCTGCGCTCCAATCAGGAGCTGGACGATTTCGCTTACATCGCTTCACATGACCTGAAAGAGCCGCTGCGCGGCATCAGCAACTACGCCTCTTTTCTGATCGAAGATTACCAGGACAGACTGGATGACAACGGCCGTCAGATGCTGCGAAGTCTGGTGCGTCTGACCAGTCGCATGGAGCGCTTGATCACCGAACTACTGCATTACTCCCGCCTGGGCAGAACCGATCTGTCCATAGAAAGCTGCAACCTGAACACGGTGGTCACCGAGGTTATCGAGACGCT
Coding sequences within:
- a CDS encoding response regulator, with translation MTGNQSTRLILVVEDSMDDYAAMQRAFAKAGLINPIVHCQLGEEALDYLFARNRFKDRAELPALILLDLNLPGIDGFEVLKQVKSDPKLRRIPVIVLTTSSDERDIARCYLFGANTYVCKPVDLSGLIRAVSELKQYWFEIAVLPRSNEE
- a CDS encoding GGDEF domain-containing response regulator, which codes for MRGDTSLLIIEDSSDDRYLYRRLLAKYQEPFSSIEEVESAEEALEILQHHRPICCLLDYQLPGMDGLTFLRKLKKLWIDDMIPVVVLTGQGDESIAVQLMRNGAHDYLVKGDLTAESLHRAIGNAVRTCSLQHQLNYMAHFDALTGLLNRALFLDRLQLAIKKAERNSYECSLFYLDLDHFKPVNDSLGHDAGDALLQAVAGRIKSVVRETDSVARIGGDEFVVLLENVDVNITRNVAEKLLEEVNRPTHIAEHEVAVSSSIGIARYPTTAKSAQELLKHADLALYAAKGRGRSTYHEFSQSQKEIWQRKQALEAALPKAIAKGELQPYFQPIVDIPGERLRGFELLSRWPMSDYPNIQAMELIQMVEGLGLMEPFNEWLIDEVCGKAVLWTKEFPDISLSINMPANQFHNTYLVDMFRSKLSRYPIDPSVIELEITETTLMRQPDASIRLLNSLHELGLRIAVDDFGTGYSSLAYLTRLPIDILKIDKCFFLEAQHDERNKKVIETVVALGHHLGLKVTAEGIESDKQWNDAKKSRCDLAQGYLFGRPTPCGSQSLKEFMEHFPRIQRKG
- a CDS encoding sensor histidine kinase; translated protein: MSIIDRLLSGDYMPHGHCLLWQYDLLIMHVGSDLVIAISYFSIPPALLYFIYRKRQFELNWTLALFACFILFCGMTHVMEIINVWNGYYYAEGALKVATALVSAITAIVIWPLLPRITQLPSFNEWRELTDNLQNKLALSSLRSDELTQVKAYLEKQVAQRTEELQNLNRCLERENIERRMAEERANTISNAVGYGLVVVNNDGLIQSFNSVLTEMLGYSKEELKQQPIELLLPESIRHQHQIQRNAYLKRPETRKMGVGRDLWARHKNGGQIPVEVGLTAVHEYDSYTIIATVIDITERKRMQEQIEQAHQKYIRETNEIQKALKESEAKFRTIAETLPGVVWMSSPGIDRIYFINRRYEEIWGRSCQSLYETPKGFIDAIVPEDRDRILKGLERHKQGEWSHNYRIIDAWGSLRYIEDKGHGVMDEDGRLICLIGMAADVTEQIKHKEALLRSNQELDDFAYIASHDLKEPLRGISNYASFLIEDYQDRLDDNGRQMLRSLVRLTSRMERLITELLHYSRLGRTDLSIESCNLNTVVTEVIETLEPRLNELGVACRIANKLPEIKCDRVRVAEVFRNLIANAMKYNDKEEKWVTVGSFEENAQRIFYVKDNGIGISSNLYEKIFKIFKRLHPQDKYGGTGVGLTIVKKIVERHGGRIWLDSSSGEGTTFYFTLDSQS